One segment of Mycolicibacterium baixiangningiae DNA contains the following:
- a CDS encoding DinB family protein: MNGDEIEPDTKDWTWVLAQPCPECGFDAASVDPSEVESAIRRDADEWIRRLGAPHVTTRLRPGVWSTLEYGCHVRDVHRIFNERVTSMLTQHEPLFANWDQDQAARDGDYAAQEPGVVAGELFDAAVTVADTYASVPGDAWMRRGLRSNGSEFTVASIALYHLHDIVHHAWDVDEH; this comes from the coding sequence GTGAACGGCGACGAGATCGAACCGGACACCAAGGACTGGACCTGGGTGCTGGCGCAGCCCTGTCCGGAGTGCGGTTTCGATGCGGCGTCCGTGGATCCCAGCGAGGTCGAGTCGGCGATCCGCCGAGATGCCGACGAGTGGATCCGCCGGCTCGGGGCGCCGCACGTGACGACCCGCCTCCGTCCGGGGGTGTGGTCGACGCTCGAGTACGGCTGCCACGTGCGCGATGTGCACCGCATCTTCAACGAGCGGGTGACCTCGATGCTCACCCAACACGAACCGCTGTTCGCGAACTGGGACCAGGATCAGGCCGCGCGCGACGGCGACTACGCGGCTCAGGAGCCGGGTGTGGTGGCCGGTGAGCTATTCGATGCCGCGGTCACGGTCGCCGACACGTATGCCTCGGTGCCGGGGGATGCCTGGATGCGACGCGGATTGCGCAGTAACGGCAGTGAATTCACCGTCGCCTCGATCGCGCTGTACCACCTGCACGACATCGTCCACCATGCATGGGACGTCGACGAGCATTGA